From Nitrospirota bacterium, a single genomic window includes:
- a CDS encoding helix-turn-helix domain-containing protein has protein sequence MENLGKRLKYYREQIGLSQIDLSEKSGISQASIARIESGRQKNLKRETMNKLADGLGISLTELMEPVIMVREEEVAYVSAKTVPVLGIKDIDVMKDLGISASKADTFEPSLSSDKNAFYLKVTPGLTIRPVIEEGNLILIEPAAKVEEGDLVLFLSAEKKCLGRIYYPYDNLLIQPLDQNLPPIMLRKKEISRRTVRILRVSGIKK, from the coding sequence GTGGAAAATCTCGGCAAACGCTTGAAATACTATAGAGAACAGATCGGATTATCTCAGATTGACCTCAGTGAGAAGAGCGGCATCTCTCAGGCCAGCATAGCAAGGATAGAATCAGGGAGACAGAAGAACCTCAAGAGAGAGACCATGAATAAACTTGCCGATGGGCTCGGCATTTCCTTAACTGAACTCATGGAACCTGTCATTATGGTGAGGGAAGAGGAAGTAGCCTATGTTTCGGCAAAAACAGTGCCCGTATTAGGAATAAAAGATATTGATGTCATGAAAGACCTTGGCATCTCGGCCAGCAAGGCCGATACCTTCGAACCTTCCCTCTCCTCAGACAAGAATGCCTTCTATCTCAAGGTTACACCGGGTCTCACTATCCGACCTGTCATAGAAGAAGGGAATTTGATCTTAATCGAACCGGCTGCGAAGGTCGAGGAGGGCGATCTGGTCCTTTTTCTGTCAGCGGAAAAGAAATGTCTCGGTAGAATTTATTACCCTTACGATAATCTGTTGATTCAACCCCTTGATCAGAATCTGCCGCCCATCATGCTCAGGAAGAAAGAAATAAGCAGGCGGACGGTCAGAATACTTCGGGTCAGCGGGATTAAGAAATAA